One Aegilops tauschii subsp. strangulata cultivar AL8/78 chromosome 2, Aet v6.0, whole genome shotgun sequence genomic window, GCATGACGAGGACGACCTCTCACACCCGACACTTCTTCGGCGTTTTCTGCAACCAGAGCTATGTTTCTGAAACATGCCTCATGTTGCAATGTCTGACCACTCACTCTTTAACGTCGGGCGCTCCTGCGGTGCTGCAACTCGGGCTATGTTTCTGAAATAAGACCATTGTTGCAGAAAAAACCTTCACAATCGAAACATTTCTTTTCTTTCTGAAACAAAAGATACGTTGCAGAAATCTTTTGAAACAAGACTCTAGTTGTAGAAAAAAAACCTTTCATCACCGAatcgttttttctttctttccgaAACTAGTCCTATGTTGCATAAATCTACTGAAACAAGACCCTTATTGCAAGAAAAAGACTAGCCGCGCGGGACTGACTTGTGGCCAGCGTGGCCACTTGATCAGGATTGATCTAACGGCTACGCAAGTGGGGGACGCTCGCGCGTGCATCAGCCGGCTAAAGGTAAGCTTTGCGACGCTACACGTCCGCTGGCCGATGTTTAGATTTTATCCGTCGCCTCGACGGCCCTTGGATGCCCGAACTGATAGTCGTCCGATCTAGTGTCCGTGCGCTGCATGCCCGCTCATTATTTCCCGCAACAAACGCTCTGTTGCGGAAACAACACTATTGCCCCCGGCCCCGGCAGAGTTGCGCCTCGCGCGGCGCCGCCGCCAATCCACCGCAAAATCAGCCCGCCGCCGGCGTGCAGGAATTAAATCAAAGTTTCTGCCACACTATGGTGCGCCATGGTTGGATCTGACGCAAATCGAGCTCACCGAGGGGACCTGCTTCGAGAACAGCCGCGGCCTCTACTCCGGCATGACGACGACGATCTCCCACGCTGGGCACTCCTTTGACGATTTCTGCAACTCAAGCTATGTTTCTGAAACATGTGTCGTGTTGCAATGCTTGGCCTCGTACGCTCTAACATCGTGTGCTTCTCCAACGCTTTCTGCAACCGGGGCTATATTTCTGAAGCAAGACCCATGTTGCAGGAAAAAAAAACTTCGTTGCCGAACCATTTTTTTCTGAAACAAGACATGTGTTGCAAAAACTTTCTAAAACTAGACCCTGTTGCTGAAAAGAAACTTCACCACTGGATCTTTTTTTTTATTTCTGAATCAAGATCTTTGTTGCAGAAATCGCCGATCTCTGAATCGTACCTGCTTGAGTTGTTGCCGGCCACCGCCGATCCCGAGCAAGTCATCGTCGCCACCGCGGTGGATAAGGCCTGCTGGCCCAATGCCTTGTCCTGCCACGCCCGTCCGCCAGCTCCCAAATCCAACCGCTCGCCCTCTAATCCAGACGAGCCCCATAACCCCCTACTGTTACCCAGTTGCAGGAATGACCGTCTTGAAATAGGAGATGAGTTGCAGGAAAACAGACACGGCTTCCAGACGAGCCCCGAAACCCCCCTACTGTTACCCAGTTGCAGGAATGACTGTCTTGAAACAACAGGTGAGTTGTAGGAAAACAGACGCGGCTTAGGGGACGCTGTTGACCGTCTGATCAACACACAATCAAACGGCCACGGAGCCGGCGGACGGGTGCGCGCGATCGGCCGGTAGAAGGTAAGCTTTTTCCTAAATTAAATAAAACATACAAGTGAaaacctgacgggtgggtccTACTGCCAGGTGCCACGTGACAGGGGAAAAGGATGGAACAGACGGACATGAAGCGACCGGTCCTCTGCCTCCCTGGCGGTGCACCAGAGCGACAGCCCGCCAGCCCGGTGCATCCCGCCGGCGCGCCACCACCCGCTTGGCACGCCGCAACATCCTCCGCTCTGCGCTGGCAATTGCAGCGAAAATCTGGCATTCGAGCGCGGTGGCATCCGCCGGTCCGGACGGCAACGGCGGCGCGCACATGGGATGGGAGTGCCTACAGGGCGCAGCGGAGGGACGGAGATGACGACGCGCTAGAAGTCGGGGGGACGCGGACCGTGGTCGTGAAGGCAACGGCGGAAGGCGAGCATCGATCCAGCGAGGCCCCGATGGCCGAGATGCAGCAGCTGATGCTGACGATGGGCGCCTGGTCGTCATCGCCTCATCGGCATCATCTCGGCCACGCACCAATTGGCAATTGCAGCGGCTCTCCTCTGTCCCGCCCGCCTAGAGGCATCGCCATCAACGACACCAGCCTCCAAACCAACTGTTGCGGCAGCTTCCGGATTCCATTGAGCTGCGTCGTGGATTGGTCTTCAAGCAAGTACTCCGTACGCTTGAATGAGCAAATACACGTACGTACGACGAGTAAACTTTGCTTCAGAAGCACCTTAATTGATTCCGGCCAGAGGCGTACATACACGAAGCCGCCGGCGCCACCACCTAATCCGGCAAAGCCGAGTTCCACTTCCAGCGAGACAGCGCACCTGACCGCTCCAGCGATCGAGGCCGAGCTTGATTTGGTCGGAGGTCGAGCGCTAGACCTCGCAGTCGCCCCCAGAGGCTTCGCATCAACGCCCTGGTGCCGCAGGGCATATTCACGACGAGCACCGCAACCTCCTACTACCTCCCATCGTCGCCTCCTCCGGccctggccgccgccgcccgccaagCTCATCGTCCTCGAGCTCCCCTTCCACCGCTGCATCGACTACAAGCTCCCCTTCTTCCGCTCTCCTGGCAAGCACCCCTGGCTAGCCAGATATTTGAGTCAAACTGTGCGAGTTGCTTCCATGCCACGTCATCGTTTATGGAGGAACCCACCCGTCAGGTTTTCAATTAAGCTGTTCTAAGACGGGACGCGCACATACAACAGCAGCGACGGCAGCGAGCTAACATGCAGCCATTCTTTGCACTGCTCGATGGAGATGTCCAAGCCGCCGCCGTATGATCGACCCGGTCTATGCTCTGGTCGACAGATCCGGCCGCCGCACACTTCCCTACAACGAAGCCACTCCTCCGCCTCCAGCCAACAGCAAATCCGGCCATCGTGCCCAAGAGGTTAATTTTCTGGAGACAGAAAGAGCCGGCCAAGGGCTGGAGCGGTGGTCTTTTTTCCGACGTGTGCCAACTTATCGGTAGCGCATGCTCTGCCAGATCCAGATCGTGCGGGATATATAAATATATAACTTTCTCTAGGAATCCCCAGATTGGAACACATATACAGAACAACCATGGACCATGCAAAGTTCTACGTACATGGTACATTCTGGTATCCAACAAAGCACTATGCCGGAGAGATTTCTAACTAGCATGTTCACATGATAAACAGCGCAAATTTTAACCACTTCCTCCGATCCAAAATAAGCGCCGCAGCTTTGAACTTGGGTTGAGTTTAACCTTCGTTCAAAGTTGCTGACTCTTATTTTGGATAGGAGTAGCAAATATGAAAGGTGGGCGATGTGCATCATCCAGGGGCAATCACCCAGACTACTTCAGTCTTGGATGCTCTGAGCAAAGATATAATGAAGACAAACAGTACCCAGAAGAAGAAAAACAGACTCAGGCATACATCTGCATCATCCAGGGGCAATCACCGTCTAACTAAGTTACACTGCAGCAGGAAACACATGGGTGTACATGACCTGCTGTTGGCCTGGTTAGCAGACCACAAAACGATAATTGCTGCAGGCTTCAAAATTGCAGCGCATCATCAATATCAGCAGCTACCTACTGGTTTCATCTTCGATATTGCTGCAAAACAATGTCAAAGAAAATTAGCTTGCACGATACAACTGATGTAATCCAAAGAAGGCATGTTGGCTTTCCCTTATTATATTGCATGCCTCAACAAACAGAAACAATATTCCTACAAATAATTAGAAATCATGTTCTGTGACTAAACAGCTACCAAACAATATAAGCATAACAACAAGTAATAAGCCCAAGCATAATGAGCTCAGAATCCATAGTGTACTCATTCGAGTCAAGCCGTCTCACCTGTGGCCGACAAGGTTGTGCGTAACCTTGCGGAGAAGATCCAGGCTGGGCACTGTTAGAAGTAGGCACCCCACCATACGGCTGCAGAGATTGTAATACCATTATTACCATAGTGGCAGAATGCAATAAAGGATACATGCATGCTCATCTAGAAGAATTGTGGAAGTTTCTGAGATACAACAAATTAAAAATATAACAGATAATCGCCCATAATCACCCAAACTCATAATGCATGGTCAACTCATTCGAGTGAAGCTGTCTCACCTGTGGCCGAGAAACATGTGCGTAACCTTGCGGAAGAGATCCAGCCTGGGCACTGTTAGCAGTAGGTACCCCACCATACAGCTGAAGAGACTGTAATACCAACCATAATAATAAAGTGGAGGTTTCTTAGGTAGGATAACTTAAACAAAGCATACAACAGAAAATCGCACAAACTCAGAATGCACGGTGAAGTCATTTCTGAGAAGCTGCCTCACCTGTGGCCGAGAAGGGTGTGCGTGAGCTTGCGGAAAAGATCCAGGATGGGCACTGTCAAAAATAGGCGCTCCACCATACAGCTGAAGAGACTGTAATACCATTATCATAATGATAAAAGGCAATAAAGGATACATACTCGTCTAAAAGCATTGCGGAAGTTTCTTAGATAGCACAAATTAAACAAGCATGACAACAGATAATCACCCAAACATTATGAAATCAGAATGCATGGTGAACTCATTTCAGAGAAGCTGTATCACCTGTGGCCAGGAAAGATACGTGTAACCTTGGGGTGGTAAAGGTCCAGGCCGAGCATTGTATGCAACGTGCATGCTACCATACAACTCTGGGAACTGCAGTATGAGGAAAGGCACATATAAGAAAGATACTCATTTAAATGCAATGGCTAGCAAAAGATACCTGGAGAAGTCACTGCAAATACATTAGAAGTTAGCATTATACAAGAAAAAAGTATATAAAATAGAACCCATAATGTTTAACTCAGCACATTTAAGGATACTATTCACTTGGTTTAACTGAAAGCACAATTGGAACATGACCCGGATATTATTTTCTGTAGCTAATGTTTCGAGATCACATGTACCCAAATAAGAACAATTCAATCAGTTTCAGCCTTATATTATGTTTTAAATGGCAAGGTTAAAAAACACATCGGCATGTAGAGGGGGCTAGATTGCCAAGTTGCAACGGGGGTGCGCTGGATTGCTAGGTCGCGGAACGAATCTGTACTATCTTCCACCACAAATCTGGGGCATACACTACTGATGAGTTGCTCTATCTCGGTATCCAGCCGCCAGCAACCACATCTGATGCTTCCAAACAAAAGCTACCCCAAACCACACTGCCAGCCATGGCAGCTCAGCTCCAATCAACAACAAAGAGCATCAACCGGTGGGAGTGTTGATTATTGGTTTCAGTTAGACTGATTTTCTCCTGGCCCGATAGAACAACCAGTCGCACTGTTCCTATATAACAACCTAGCTAGCTTTCAAATCTGGCCGCGGGCATGCATTGTTTCTATGTTCATGGCAGCTCACTGCGAGATAAAGGGGTAGGGCTGCTGCCAGCAAAATGTAGCCAGATGGTTTAGGAGCATGGTTTCATGTTACACGGTATCCATCGGACACACTCTTTGATACTCTTCCAGATTGATTTCTTTTCTAATGTGAATTCTTTTCAATCTACAGCTATGGCAACCATGCATGATGCATCTATGACCTGCATTTGCTTACATTTAATTAATAAATTAATCAAACAATTACAGTAGGTTGTTGGCTGCTATTAAATTAATCAACCAGTCGCACTAATCCCAAGATAGCTTCAAGAGGTACGTGTTTACAGCACATTGGTCAAATAGATAGACGAGCATACCATATAATGTGGAAGGAATCAAGGGTTATAACAGCAACAACGTAATTTTTACTATAAAAAATAATAAAGTGAACAATAAATGCTAATAATAACAGAGTTAAACAGCAGACTAAAACTATTCCGTTCCCTCCATTCATATACAATCCAAGAAGCTTAAATCTTGCAATGTGTGTCAACTTCTTACAATTGCAGTGGGGAGACATTTCGTCTGGTATTACGATAATAAGGACTGATGGACACCAGGCGAATGTTTGTTTGATGTGCATAAGAGCCCTAATGAAATGTGAAATTACACTAAATCATTTGCCAAGGCAAGACTGACATACCTTCACTCTGATCCTTGTCAAACAGATCCACATTCAGCTCACAGAGAACTTTGATCAGCATATCTCTGTCTTCAACCATCAAGCTCAACCAATACTCATATTCTTTCTTAGCCTTTTTCCAAGCCTGAATGAATAGACATGAGGAATTAGTCAAAATGCATGACATTCAATCAATATCAAAAATATGCATAGCAATTAAACCATTTTGCATTACCAGATCATCAGCAATTTCCGGCTCCACCGTCTCTCCATTCTTATTCTCTCCCTCATGGTCTTTCAACTGAACTTGATTGGTATCTTCTTTCAAGGCTTCCATTCTTCCCTTGTGTTGCCTACATTTTCTGATTATTAGTCTCTTCACATATTCTTCGTCAAACTTTAGAAGATGCAATCGGTTCCCGACCAGTTTTCTCAAAGAGAAATAACCATTGGCACCAAGGAGGTCCAGCTTGTGTCCACTCTTTTCAAATTTGGTCACCGCGGCAGTCATCTTCTTCCAACCTGCCAGAAACGTTTCCTTGTGCCCAATCACATCTAACCATGTTTCTACCATTCCGAGATAAAATGCAAATCCCGTCTTCGAGAGATACGACCAGTTTCTCATATCAAACAGAACTTCAGCTGTCAAATGAATGATGAGATCCAAGTCAAAATTGTCCTGGAGTAGATCAACTGGTCCTTGCATTCTAGGAAATTCTCCAAACAAGAACATTCCTATTTCGAGCAGCGATATCATGTAACCAGTAATATGCTTGCAGTTCTCATCATCAAGGCGGAGGATTTCTTCAACCAACAAGTATATGCTATCACGACAAACCTGCATATTCTCTCTGCAGAAACGTATGTGCTAGTTAAAATATAAGGTACGCAAGTAAGTATCATTCACTGCATGTAAAATCATAACACATCCATCCATACGTGCAAGAAATAAGTAAGGCTCAATAGATGATAGCAATCGGGGAAGCTTACATCTTCGCATATCTCGAACTACAAGACATTTGATGACATTTTCCAAAGAACCATGGCAAAATAATATTGGAGAATACAAAAAACCCTCCAGCCGCTGTAGGATCAGGAGTTGGCCGCACTGCAGCAAAGTAATTGTCTGTTTCACGGGATAGAATTTGGGCCACTGATATTGCCTTTTCAGGGTCAGTGTCACTTGGACGGGTGATATCGATAATCTGATATGTGTCCTATGAGGAAAAATCAAAGATTTGTTAGTACACCATCATGGCAAATGATTGAATGAAGGAAAATTAGCAATAAGCACTGGCGGTATGATGTCAAGATCACAATAAGTGTTGCAACTTTTTGCGGGATAGCACCAAACAGAAGAGTAAATCAAATGGTTTAAATGCTCAGTTATTGCTAGATTGAAATACCAGGTGGGTATATTTTTCCCATGCAAAGGGGGTTGGCTCGTTCTTTACACTCATAGACGCATTACTGGAAAATACCAGGACAAGAGCAAGGTCAGCTCTGAAGTCAAAACATCAATAAATAGTCCACACTCCACAGACCATGTAATACAAAATATCTTCGCATTATACTGGTTATCCTTCAATAATAACAAAAGTAATGGAAATAGAAAAAGAGGTGGAGGCACATGTCCTATATACCATACTCAAACGAGTTATTATTAGATAAAGGGACAGAAGAACCTCCTAATAGACAAGAATTAAACACTGCATACCATATATTTTATAAGATAAATTGGCAAGGACGAAATATTTAACCACTGCTTCATACAGTATGGGTGTATACCAGTTCTGTGGGGGGCGTCACAGGTGATAGACCTTCGATGTCGAACGATTTTACACTTTCATAGCGCTGAAGCTTCTCCATTTTTAGTTTCATGAGATCAGCAAAGGTGGCTTTCTCAGGTAAGTAAAAATGCGGAATATCCTGCATTTAGGGAACAAA contains:
- the LOC109769890 gene encoding uncharacterized protein isoform X1, encoding MVGRRQTAKSTPSSGHEGRMTDPKYPELTPLLEMVHRRRVEREAVEAEMASRKKRGAELKKPTQGGAPGEEEQSELRTVLESASRRLGSGGGHDVKRDMLALFEASIRVASKRQSKMTDIPHFYLPEKATFADLMKLKMEKLQRYESVKSFDIEGLSPVTPPTELDTYQIIDITRPSDTDPEKAISVAQILSRETDNYFAAVRPTPDPTAAGGFFVFSNIILPWFFGKCHQMSCSSRYAKIENMQVCRDSIYLLVEEILRLDDENCKHITGYMISLLEIGMFLFGEFPRMQGPVDLLQDNFDLDLIIHLTAEVLFDMRNWSYLSKTGFAFYLGMVETWLDVIGHKETFLAGWKKMTAAVTKFEKSGHKLDLLGANGYFSLRKLVGNRLHLLKFDEEYVKRLIIRKCRQHKGRMEALKEDTNQVQLKDHEGENKNGETVEPEIADDLAWKKAKKEYEYWLSLMVEDRDMLIKVLCELNVDLFDKDQSEVPRVVW
- the LOC109769890 gene encoding uncharacterized protein isoform X4, producing MKLKMEKLQRYESVKSFDIEGLSPVTPPTELDTYQIIDITRPSDTDPEKAISVAQILSRETDNYFAAVRPTPDPTAAGGFFVFSNIILPWFFGKCHQMSCSSRYAKIENMQVCRDSIYLLVEEILRLDDENCKHITGYMISLLEIGMFLFGEFPRMQGPVDLLQDNFDLDLIIHLTAEVLFDMRNWSYLSKTGFAFYLGMVETWLDVIGHKETFLAGWKKMTAAVTKFEKSGHKLDLLGANGYFSLRKLVGNRLHLLKFDEEYVKRLIIRKCRQHKGRMEALKEDTNQVQLKDHEGENKNGETVEPEIADDLAWKKAKKEYEYWLSLMVEDRDMLIKVLCELNVDLFDKDQSEVPRVVW
- the LOC109769890 gene encoding uncharacterized protein isoform X2, with product MASRKKRGAELKKPTQGGAPGEEEQSELRTVLESASRRLGSGGGHDVKRDMLALFEASIRVASKRQSKMTDIPHFYLPEKATFADLMKLKMEKLQRYESVKSFDIEGLSPVTPPTELDTYQIIDITRPSDTDPEKAISVAQILSRETDNYFAAVRPTPDPTAAGGFFVFSNIILPWFFGKCHQMSCSSRYAKIENMQVCRDSIYLLVEEILRLDDENCKHITGYMISLLEIGMFLFGEFPRMQGPVDLLQDNFDLDLIIHLTAEVLFDMRNWSYLSKTGFAFYLGMVETWLDVIGHKETFLAGWKKMTAAVTKFEKSGHKLDLLGANGYFSLRKLVGNRLHLLKFDEEYVKRLIIRKCRQHKGRMEALKEDTNQVQLKDHEGENKNGETVEPEIADDLAWKKAKKEYEYWLSLMVEDRDMLIKVLCELNVDLFDKDQSEVPRVVW
- the LOC109769890 gene encoding uncharacterized protein isoform X3, whose product is MVGRRQTAKSTPSSGHEGRMTDPKYPELTPLLEMVHRRRVEREAVEAEMASRKKRGAELKKPTQGGAPGEEEQSELRTVLESASRRLGSGGGHDVKRDMLALFEASIRVASKRQSKMTDIPHFYLPEKATFADLMKLKMEKLQRYESVKSFDIEGLSPVTPPTELDTYQIIDITRPSDTDPEKAISVAQILSRETDNYFAAVRPTPDPTAAGGFFVFSNIILPWFFGKCHQMSCSSRYAKIENMQVCRDSIYLLVEEILRLDDENCKHITGYMISLLEIGMFLFGEFPRMQGPVDLLQDNFDLDLIIHLTAEVLFDMRNWSYLSKTGFAFYLGMVETWLDVIGHKETFLAGWKKMTAAVTKFEKSGHKLDLLGANGYFSLRKLATQGKNGSLERRYQSSSVERP